ATCGACAGCACCGAGGGCATCGAGCGCGTGCGCCGCGATCACCCGTGGCCGCCGTGGCTCGAAGGCGTCGTGGAGCTCAACCGCAAGCTCGGCGCGATGCCGCTGGTCGGCGGCAACCGCGCGACGCTGAACGGCGACTACCAGGGGTCGCTCGACTCGATGGCGGAGGAGATCCGCAAGGCGCGCCGGTACGTGCACGTCGAGTTCTACATCCTCACGCTCGACCACACGACGGCGCCGCTGTTCGACGCGCTCGAGGGCGCGGTCAAGCGCGGAGTGACCGTGCGCGTGCTGCTCGACCACATCGCCTCGCTGCGTACCCCGGACTACAAGCGGACGCTGCGACGGCTCTCCGCGATGGGCGCGAAGTGGCAGCTCATGCTGCCGGTGCAGCCGTTGCGTGGACGCTATCAGCGGCCCGACCTCCGCAACCACCGCAAGCTGCTCATCGTCGACGGCCGCGTGGGCTTCATGGGCTCGCAGAACGTCATCGACCGCAGCTACAACAAGAAGTCGAATCTCCGGCGCGGCCTCAAGTGGAAAGAGCTCATCGTCCGGCTGGAGGGCCCCATCGTCGCCGGTCTGAACGCCATCTTCATCACCGACTGGTACAGCGAGACCGACGAACTGCTCCGCCGCGAGACCGAGCCGATCACCGATGACATCGACGACAACGAGCTGGATGCGCAGGTCGTCCCCTCCGGCCCCGGGTTCGCCGGTGAGAACAACCTCCGGCTGTTCCTCGCGCTGCTGTACTACGCGCAGGAGCGCATCGTCATCACGTCGCCCTACTTCGTGCCGGACGAGTCGATGCTCATGGCGATCACGTCTGCGGTGCAGCGCGGGATCTCGGTCGAGCTCTTCGTCTCGGAGATCGGAGACCAGGTGCTCGTCTACCACGCCCAGCGCTCGTACTACGAGGCGCTGCTGCGCGC
This region of Leifsonia sp. fls2-241-R2A-40a genomic DNA includes:
- the cls gene encoding cardiolipin synthase, with the protein product METGFWVSLSIVLALLVDFVIRVLAIIFVPRNRKPTSATAWLLAIFLIPYVGILFFLLIGSYKLPKRRRDKQEEINRFIIDSTEGIERVRRDHPWPPWLEGVVELNRKLGAMPLVGGNRATLNGDYQGSLDSMAEEIRKARRYVHVEFYILTLDHTTAPLFDALEGAVKRGVTVRVLLDHIASLRTPDYKRTLRRLSAMGAKWQLMLPVQPLRGRYQRPDLRNHRKLLIVDGRVGFMGSQNVIDRSYNKKSNLRRGLKWKELIVRLEGPIVAGLNAIFITDWYSETDELLRRETEPITDDIDDNELDAQVVPSGPGFAGENNLRLFLALLYYAQERIVITSPYFVPDESMLMAITSAVQRGISVELFVSEIGDQVLVYHAQRSYYEALLRAGVRIYMYKAPYILHAKHFTIDDDVAVIGSSNMDMRSFQLNMEVSLMVRGKSFVEEMRKVEDGYRRDSRELTLDEWMKQPLRSTVLDNLARLTSALQ